From a single Gimesia fumaroli genomic region:
- a CDS encoding DUF58 domain-containing protein, with protein MTQDYRKYLLPEAISRISRLEIRARSIVEGFLSGLHRSPFFGQSVEFAQHREYAPGDDVRNIDWKVWSKTDKYYIKQYEEDTNLRTTLLVDVSESMQFGTGPLNKYEYGCTAAAALAYLLLKQQDAVGLISFDDAIRARVPALSKRNHLNALLTALAAEKPAKKTDIFDVLKEVAETRSQKGTIILISDFFVNRESLFKGLRLLQYRGHDIMLLHILDDQELDFDYAGTTRFEGMEETGELVCDPRSLREGYLSAMHEFLNEIRRQCAKNKFDYQTIRTSEYLDAALAHYLNHRIGMQQSIRQ; from the coding sequence GTGACCCAAGATTACAGAAAATATTTGCTGCCTGAAGCAATTTCCCGAATTTCACGATTGGAAATTCGGGCGCGTTCGATTGTCGAAGGGTTCTTATCCGGATTGCACCGTAGTCCTTTTTTTGGCCAATCGGTGGAATTTGCTCAACACCGCGAGTACGCACCCGGGGATGATGTACGCAACATCGACTGGAAGGTCTGGTCGAAAACAGATAAGTACTACATCAAACAATATGAAGAAGATACGAATTTAAGAACGACTCTGCTGGTAGACGTCAGCGAATCGATGCAGTTCGGCACGGGGCCGCTCAACAAATATGAATACGGCTGTACCGCAGCAGCAGCACTGGCTTACCTGCTATTGAAACAGCAGGACGCCGTCGGTTTGATTTCTTTTGATGATGCCATTCGTGCCCGCGTGCCCGCGTTGAGCAAACGAAATCACCTCAATGCCCTGCTAACCGCACTAGCTGCAGAAAAACCAGCTAAAAAAACCGACATTTTTGACGTACTAAAAGAAGTCGCCGAAACGCGATCCCAAAAAGGCACCATAATCCTTATTTCCGATTTTTTTGTCAACCGGGAGAGCCTGTTCAAAGGACTACGTCTCCTGCAATATCGCGGCCACGATATTATGTTGCTGCATATTTTGGACGATCAGGAGCTCGACTTCGATTATGCGGGAACAACCCGTTTTGAAGGCATGGAAGAAACGGGAGAGCTGGTCTGCGATCCCCGCTCATTACGTGAGGGTTATCTCAGTGCCATGCATGAGTTTTTGAATGAAATCAGAAGGCAATGTGCCAAGAATAAATTTGACTATCAAACAATCAGAACCAGCGAGTACCTTGACGCGGCACTGGCACATTACCTGAATCATCGAATCGGTATGCAGCAGTCGATTCGCCAGTAA
- a CDS encoding AAA family ATPase has protein sequence MSEEKNNVTGSPELEITQESIDKLSNAYQQIHGQMSKVIVGQDDVIEQLLIALFSRGHCLLEGVPGLAKTLMISSLSQTLSMSFSRIQFTPDLMPADITGTDVLQENRETGEREFRFIPGPLFHNVVLADEINRTPPKTQAALLEAMQEHQVSVGQTRHLLSDPFFVLATQNPIEQEGTYSLPEAQQDRFMFKVYVRYPSFQEEREIARKTTSDTNQKIEHVLNAVDVLEIQKIVRQVPVSDHVIDYALALVRQTRVNEPGTPEFINEWLSWGAGPRAVQNLLLGGKTRALLNGHAHVSTDDISALAAPVLRHRIVTNFSAESEGITSDRVIERLIEETPSKEGELTSDPRLQKIFAA, from the coding sequence ATGTCGGAAGAGAAAAATAATGTAACCGGATCTCCTGAGCTCGAAATCACTCAGGAATCAATAGATAAGCTGAGTAATGCCTATCAGCAGATCCACGGACAGATGTCGAAAGTCATTGTGGGTCAGGACGATGTCATTGAGCAGCTTTTGATCGCGTTATTCAGTCGTGGTCATTGTTTACTTGAAGGTGTCCCAGGACTTGCCAAAACGCTGATGATCAGTTCGCTGTCGCAAACACTCTCGATGTCCTTCAGCCGCATTCAGTTTACTCCCGACTTGATGCCTGCCGACATCACAGGCACCGACGTCTTACAGGAAAATCGTGAAACCGGCGAACGAGAATTCCGTTTCATCCCTGGTCCTTTGTTTCATAACGTGGTTCTGGCAGATGAAATTAACCGGACGCCTCCCAAAACACAGGCCGCTTTGCTGGAAGCGATGCAGGAGCATCAAGTCAGTGTCGGGCAGACGCGACATCTGCTGAGTGATCCCTTTTTCGTTTTGGCGACGCAGAACCCGATTGAGCAGGAAGGAACCTACTCTCTGCCGGAAGCCCAGCAGGACCGGTTCATGTTTAAAGTTTACGTGCGATATCCATCATTCCAGGAAGAACGGGAAATCGCTCGTAAAACCACGTCCGATACAAATCAGAAAATCGAACACGTCTTGAACGCTGTCGATGTATTGGAAATTCAAAAAATCGTACGACAGGTTCCTGTTTCGGACCATGTGATTGATTACGCACTGGCTCTCGTCAGACAAACCCGCGTCAACGAACCGGGGACTCCTGAATTTATTAATGAATGGTTGAGTTGGGGCGCAGGCCCTCGCGCCGTCCAAAACCTGTTACTAGGTGGAAAAACACGAGCGTTACTCAATGGTCATGCTCACGTCTCAACGGATGATATCAGCGCTCTGGCCGCCCCCGTGTTACGGCATCGAATCGTAACAAACTTCTCTGCAGAGTCTGAAGGCATTACTTCAGATCGTGTGATTGAGCGATTGATTGAAGAGACTCCGTCTAAGGAAGGCGAACTGACCAGTGACCCAAGATTACAGAAAATATTTGCTGCCTGA
- the purL gene encoding phosphoribosylformylglycinamidine synthase subunit PurL, with protein MLCEVEIKPAENQIDREGARILKECQVLGTSSIRSIQAAHSYLLEGDLDQADVEKIARSLLSDPIVETFEIRMLSSNSSESTETEPLLNVLFKPGVTDNVANSAREAICDLGLSIDNVATCRKYWVNSDASSEEIDRMAAKVLSNEAIEHVVRGPLSMDTIKLGSEYTFELVTIPIRSMSDVQLESLSREGQLYLNLTEMRTIRDYYVSQEKDPTDVELESIAQTWSEHCSHKTLAGRIHFRDEERDLHFENMLKETIFAATTEIRKSLGEKDWCVSVFADNAGVITFDDKQDVCFKVETHNHPSALEPYGGANTGLGGVIRDPLGTGLGGKPVCNTDVFCFAPPEISYDELPAGVLHPKAVATGVVSGVRDYGNRMGIPTVNGAVYFDERYLGNPLVYCGNVAMLPVGKSAKQQAQPGHYIVAVGGRTGRDGIHGATFSSAELTSESEMLSGGAVQIGNAITEKMTMDVILEARDKELFSAITDCGAGGFSSAVGEMGENTGAEVWLDKCPLKYAGLSYTEIWISEAQERMVLAVPPENWEEFEAICAGEGVEASVIGKFTDTKHLVLKFQEQTVADLEMSFLHDGRPPVIREAIYKTPNFTPLIPPQNDDHTNDLLSILSSLNVCSKEWIIRQYDQEVQAGSVVKPLVGVQNDGPSDAAVVRPDLTSTRGLVISCGMNPRYGDLSTHWMAASAIDEAIRNCVAVGADPTKIAILDNFCWGNTDRPETLGSLVAAALACQEFSIAFGSPFISGKDSLYNEYSYENEQGEKETVAIPASLLISAIGQIADVSKAVTMDLKAPGNRIFLVGSTQDELGGSHFALVNQLEGGQVPHVDKDEAPEIFKAMHAAIQKQLVRSCHDLSEGGLAIAAAEMAFAGGFGMKLDPTRLPEALELSTPSLLFSESNTRFLIEVAPDKIEALQDCFKELPLVEIGEVISSRQFSVKGNSGNVTINASLDELKAAWKNPLAWD; from the coding sequence ATGCTTTGCGAAGTTGAAATCAAACCTGCCGAGAACCAGATCGACCGTGAAGGTGCCCGGATTCTGAAAGAATGCCAGGTACTCGGCACCAGTTCCATTCGCTCGATACAGGCCGCACACTCATATTTGCTGGAGGGTGATCTGGATCAAGCCGACGTAGAAAAGATTGCCCGTTCCCTGCTCTCCGATCCGATTGTCGAAACGTTTGAAATTCGCATGCTGTCGAGCAATTCATCCGAATCGACCGAAACCGAGCCGCTTCTTAATGTTTTGTTCAAGCCGGGTGTGACCGACAATGTCGCCAACAGTGCTCGAGAGGCAATCTGTGATTTGGGACTGTCAATTGATAATGTCGCCACCTGCCGCAAGTACTGGGTCAACTCCGACGCGAGCTCTGAAGAAATTGACCGGATGGCAGCCAAAGTCCTTTCGAATGAAGCTATTGAACACGTAGTTCGTGGACCTCTCAGCATGGACACCATCAAGCTGGGCAGTGAATACACGTTCGAACTGGTCACGATTCCCATTCGTTCCATGAGCGATGTGCAACTGGAAAGCCTCAGCCGTGAAGGTCAGCTTTATTTGAATCTGACAGAAATGCGAACTATTAGAGATTACTACGTCAGTCAGGAAAAAGACCCCACAGACGTCGAACTGGAAAGTATCGCACAAACCTGGAGTGAACACTGTTCGCACAAAACGCTGGCTGGACGAATTCATTTTCGGGATGAAGAACGCGACCTTCATTTTGAGAACATGCTCAAGGAAACCATCTTTGCCGCCACTACAGAAATTCGTAAATCTCTGGGCGAGAAAGACTGGTGTGTCAGCGTATTCGCCGACAATGCAGGCGTAATTACTTTTGACGACAAACAGGATGTCTGCTTTAAAGTAGAAACACACAACCACCCCTCTGCCCTTGAGCCTTACGGTGGTGCCAACACCGGACTGGGGGGCGTGATCCGCGATCCACTGGGAACCGGACTCGGAGGCAAGCCGGTTTGCAATACAGACGTCTTCTGTTTTGCTCCGCCTGAAATTTCTTACGACGAGCTTCCAGCCGGCGTGTTACACCCCAAAGCCGTTGCCACCGGTGTTGTTTCCGGCGTACGTGATTACGGCAACCGCATGGGAATTCCGACTGTCAATGGCGCAGTTTACTTCGATGAGCGCTATCTCGGGAATCCACTTGTCTACTGTGGCAACGTAGCGATGCTACCCGTAGGAAAATCAGCCAAGCAACAGGCTCAACCCGGCCATTATATCGTTGCTGTCGGCGGTCGCACCGGACGGGATGGAATTCACGGCGCAACGTTTTCTTCCGCTGAACTGACTTCCGAAAGTGAAATGCTGTCTGGTGGCGCTGTGCAAATTGGAAACGCGATTACCGAAAAAATGACCATGGACGTCATTCTTGAGGCACGCGACAAAGAATTATTCTCAGCCATTACCGACTGTGGTGCCGGCGGTTTTAGTAGCGCTGTAGGCGAAATGGGAGAAAACACCGGCGCTGAAGTCTGGCTCGATAAGTGCCCTCTCAAGTACGCCGGCTTGTCCTATACCGAAATCTGGATTTCCGAAGCGCAGGAACGAATGGTATTGGCTGTCCCCCCCGAAAACTGGGAAGAATTCGAAGCGATCTGCGCTGGTGAAGGTGTCGAAGCATCGGTGATTGGCAAATTTACCGATACCAAGCATCTGGTCCTCAAGTTTCAGGAGCAAACCGTGGCCGACCTGGAAATGTCGTTCCTGCATGATGGCCGACCTCCTGTGATTCGCGAAGCCATTTATAAAACGCCAAACTTTACCCCTCTGATTCCTCCACAAAATGACGATCACACAAATGACCTGCTTTCGATTTTAAGCTCACTGAATGTCTGCAGTAAAGAGTGGATCATTCGACAGTACGATCAGGAAGTGCAGGCTGGCAGCGTGGTAAAGCCGTTAGTCGGGGTCCAGAATGACGGACCTTCTGATGCAGCCGTCGTCCGCCCCGATCTGACTTCAACACGCGGTCTGGTGATCTCTTGTGGTATGAATCCCCGCTATGGAGATTTAAGCACACACTGGATGGCGGCCTCTGCCATTGATGAAGCCATTCGAAACTGTGTCGCGGTGGGAGCAGACCCCACAAAGATTGCAATTCTCGATAACTTCTGCTGGGGTAACACCGACCGACCGGAAACGCTGGGCAGTCTGGTTGCGGCAGCACTTGCGTGTCAGGAATTCTCGATTGCCTTCGGCTCTCCCTTTATCAGTGGGAAAGATAGTTTGTACAATGAGTACTCATATGAAAATGAGCAAGGGGAAAAAGAGACTGTCGCTATCCCTGCTTCGCTCTTAATCAGCGCCATCGGACAAATTGCCGACGTCAGTAAAGCAGTTACGATGGACTTGAAAGCACCCGGTAACCGGATTTTCCTGGTTGGTTCGACGCAGGATGAATTGGGAGGCAGTCATTTTGCACTCGTCAATCAACTGGAAGGGGGACAGGTTCCTCATGTCGATAAAGATGAGGCGCCAGAAATTTTCAAAGCCATGCATGCTGCCATTCAGAAGCAACTCGTGAGAAGCTGCCACGACCTGAGTGAAGGCGGTCTGGCTATCGCAGCGGCAGAGATGGCCTTTGCAGGCGGATTTGGTATGAAGCTTGATCCGACGCGACTTCCCGAAGCCCTGGAGCTTTCAACACCCAGTCTGCTGTTCTCGGAAAGCAATACCCGCTTTTTGATCGAAGTCGCTCCGGATAAAATCGAGGCATTACAGGACTGCTTTAAGGAACTGCCTCTGGTCGAGATCGGGGAAGTCATCAGTAGCCGCCAGTTCAGTGTGAAAGGCAATTCGGGGAATGTTACGATCAATGCCAGCCTGGATGAGCTGAAAGCCGCCTGGAAAAACCCGTTAGCCTGGGACTGA
- a CDS encoding prephenate dehydrogenase, translating into MTEPTTENTYLFKTIGIIGVGLLGGSIAAAARRRKIAKTVLGAGRNPSRMRAAQQSGLLDRGTTNIAETSAQSDLVIVCTPVNQIVQFIRTVAQHSRPGTIITDVGSTKQKICEELYGSLPEGVTFVASHPLAGSEKAGFEFADPNLFQHRPCVITPDASLPTEAVAKVKQFWEALGMHVLETSPEKHDQILAETSHLPHVVSSALAMSLTAENRKFTSTGFRDTTRIAAGDPSIWIDILLSNSKAVVNSIDKYTQSLHRLRDAIENHDENLLRQLLEDGKKNHDALNSARPQ; encoded by the coding sequence ATGACTGAACCAACGACAGAAAATACCTACCTCTTCAAAACGATCGGCATCATTGGCGTCGGTCTGCTGGGAGGTTCAATTGCAGCGGCAGCGCGACGCCGCAAAATAGCCAAAACAGTCCTGGGAGCAGGGCGGAATCCCTCTCGCATGCGCGCGGCCCAACAATCCGGCTTACTGGACCGTGGCACGACGAATATCGCTGAGACATCAGCCCAGTCAGATCTGGTCATCGTTTGCACCCCCGTCAACCAGATCGTGCAATTCATCCGAACGGTGGCGCAACATAGCCGCCCGGGAACCATCATCACCGATGTAGGCAGCACCAAACAGAAAATATGCGAAGAACTTTATGGAAGCCTTCCTGAAGGAGTGACGTTTGTCGCCTCGCATCCCCTGGCAGGTTCTGAAAAAGCCGGTTTTGAATTCGCAGACCCCAATCTGTTTCAGCATCGCCCCTGCGTGATCACACCAGACGCTTCGCTCCCCACAGAGGCAGTCGCCAAAGTCAAACAATTCTGGGAAGCTCTGGGGATGCATGTTCTGGAGACTTCTCCTGAGAAACATGATCAAATCCTCGCTGAAACCAGCCATCTCCCACACGTGGTCTCTTCCGCATTAGCCATGTCCCTGACGGCAGAAAACAGGAAGTTTACCTCAACCGGATTTCGGGACACGACCCGGATTGCCGCCGGCGATCCCTCAATCTGGATCGATATCTTACTCAGTAATAGTAAAGCCGTTGTGAATAGTATTGATAAATACACTCAATCACTACACCGATTAAGAGATGCCATTGAAAACCATGATGAAAATCTTCTGCGCCAACTTCTGGAAGATGGCAAAAAGAACCACGATGCATTAAATTCAGCCCGTCCACAATAG
- a CDS encoding outer membrane protein assembly factor BamB family protein, whose translation MSRILSAVILFLAFETTNLTSLPAADWSQFRGPSGNGISASTGLPTEWSAEKNIVWKTKLPGHGSSSPVLFGNQIFLTAYTGYGLTTEDDGNPSDLRLHVISVNRQNGDIMWDESVPPLNRVQKITKRIVDHGYASGTPACDETGVYTFFGTSGVVAYDLKGKLKWRSDVGEGTAGFGSASSPILYKDFVIVNASIESDTVYALKKSNGEIAWKAENIVRAWTTPSIVDVPGGKQELVVNQKNQILGFDPDTGKKLWTCEGIQDYVVPVVVQNEGILYCLGGRSNRSIAVRPGGRGDVTKTHKLWEVNVGANVTSPVFYKDHLYWASDRGIAFCLNAKNGEVVYKNRLPTKSRLYASIVFGDGKLYITTRDNGVVVLKAGPEYQELARNEIATDEDLFNASPAVSEGSIYLRTNGYLYRISDNK comes from the coding sequence ATGAGCCGCATTCTTTCCGCAGTGATTCTGTTTTTGGCTTTCGAGACAACAAATCTGACTTCGCTCCCGGCAGCAGACTGGTCACAATTCCGTGGCCCTTCCGGAAATGGGATTTCCGCTTCCACGGGCCTCCCGACAGAGTGGAGTGCCGAGAAGAATATCGTCTGGAAAACCAAACTGCCCGGTCATGGATCTTCCAGCCCGGTCCTGTTCGGCAATCAAATCTTCCTCACTGCGTATACCGGGTATGGCTTAACCACTGAAGATGATGGGAACCCGTCTGATTTGCGTTTGCACGTCATTTCCGTCAATCGACAGAACGGCGACATTATGTGGGATGAATCAGTTCCTCCCTTGAATCGGGTTCAGAAAATCACCAAACGAATTGTCGACCACGGTTACGCCAGTGGAACTCCGGCCTGTGACGAGACCGGCGTGTATACCTTTTTTGGTACCTCGGGTGTCGTCGCTTATGACCTGAAAGGAAAACTCAAGTGGCGATCCGACGTCGGCGAAGGAACCGCGGGATTTGGTTCTGCGTCGTCTCCGATTCTGTATAAAGACTTTGTGATCGTGAATGCCAGTATTGAAAGCGATACTGTTTACGCGTTAAAGAAAAGCAACGGCGAGATTGCCTGGAAGGCAGAGAATATTGTCCGTGCCTGGACCACTCCCTCAATTGTGGATGTACCGGGCGGCAAACAGGAACTGGTCGTGAACCAGAAAAACCAGATTCTGGGCTTTGATCCTGATACAGGTAAAAAACTCTGGACCTGTGAAGGCATTCAAGACTACGTCGTGCCCGTTGTTGTTCAGAACGAGGGAATTCTGTACTGTCTGGGCGGTCGCAGCAACCGCAGTATTGCCGTTCGTCCAGGAGGCCGTGGGGATGTCACAAAAACTCACAAGTTATGGGAAGTCAACGTTGGTGCAAATGTCACCTCTCCCGTTTTTTATAAAGATCATCTCTACTGGGCCAGCGATCGTGGCATCGCCTTCTGCCTAAATGCGAAGAATGGAGAAGTGGTCTACAAGAACCGTCTCCCGACCAAGTCCCGGCTCTATGCGTCCATCGTTTTCGGCGACGGGAAACTCTATATCACAACCCGGGACAATGGCGTGGTCGTTCTCAAAGCCGGGCCTGAATATCAGGAACTGGCGCGAAACGAAATCGCGACCGATGAGGACTTATTCAATGCCTCTCCTGCTGTCAGTGAAGGTAGTATCTACCTGCGAACAAACGGCTACCTCTATCGAATCTCAGATAACAAATGA
- a CDS encoding DUF1501 domain-containing protein produces MFDSTYLSSKFSRRDLCKVAVGSTLSFMLPGFDLKAAQKRGPERQKSVIVLWMGGGPSQLETWDPHPGTAIGGPGNAIKTVVPGLQISDMYPLLAEQLEGMSVIRSMVSKEGDHERGTKYLKTGYRPEPTTVYPALGAIIIHERPNKSLEIPQHISMGNTQYPARGGYLGGYLDAFRVQDPGKNIGNMRAGVGSPRQNRRLENLDIVSQAFQKGRTIQTKKTLHQSTIDRALTMMSSEQLHAFEIEKEPDSVRKAYGDSSFGRGCLVARRLVEQGVHSIEVNLSGWDSHANNFTGHQTQAKMLDPAFSSLLKDLKARDLLDSTIVLCIGEFGRTPKINPLEGRDHWPTGFSCIVGGGGLKGNVIIGETDPTGKEKKPTEPVQIQDLYATILQNLKIDYKKELISPIGRPLALSDGTPIEKLI; encoded by the coding sequence ATGTTTGATTCCACATATTTATCGTCCAAATTCAGCCGCCGCGACTTATGCAAAGTCGCCGTGGGGAGCACGCTCTCTTTCATGCTGCCCGGCTTCGATTTGAAAGCAGCACAAAAACGAGGTCCCGAACGCCAGAAATCGGTCATCGTTCTCTGGATGGGAGGAGGCCCCAGCCAATTGGAAACCTGGGACCCACATCCGGGAACAGCCATCGGCGGACCGGGAAACGCGATTAAAACCGTTGTCCCCGGACTCCAGATTTCCGATATGTATCCCCTACTGGCAGAACAACTCGAGGGAATGTCGGTCATTCGCTCTATGGTTTCCAAAGAAGGAGATCATGAACGTGGAACCAAATACCTCAAGACAGGCTACCGTCCTGAGCCAACAACCGTCTACCCGGCACTGGGTGCGATCATTATTCATGAGAGACCGAATAAAAGTCTTGAAATCCCACAACATATTTCGATGGGTAACACGCAGTACCCCGCCCGCGGCGGATACCTTGGCGGATACCTTGACGCATTCCGCGTACAGGATCCAGGAAAGAACATTGGCAACATGCGTGCTGGAGTCGGTTCGCCACGACAGAATCGGCGGCTGGAGAACTTAGATATCGTCTCTCAAGCATTTCAAAAAGGTAGAACAATTCAAACAAAAAAAACGTTGCATCAGTCAACGATCGACCGTGCTTTAACCATGATGAGTTCTGAACAACTTCATGCATTTGAAATTGAGAAAGAACCCGATTCGGTTCGCAAGGCTTATGGAGATTCTTCCTTCGGTCGAGGCTGTCTGGTGGCACGCAGGCTGGTTGAGCAAGGCGTGCATTCCATTGAAGTTAACCTGAGCGGCTGGGACAGCCATGCCAATAACTTTACTGGTCATCAGACCCAGGCAAAGATGCTCGACCCTGCTTTTTCCAGTCTGCTCAAAGATTTAAAAGCCAGAGACCTGCTCGATTCCACGATCGTACTCTGCATCGGCGAATTCGGGCGCACTCCCAAAATCAATCCGCTTGAGGGCCGCGATCACTGGCCCACCGGCTTTTCCTGTATTGTGGGAGGCGGAGGCTTGAAAGGAAATGTAATCATCGGAGAAACCGATCCGACCGGTAAAGAAAAGAAACCGACCGAACCAGTTCAGATCCAGGATCTTTACGCTACGATTCTGCAGAATCTGAAGATCGACTATAAGAAAGAGCTGATTTCTCCCATCGGTCGCCCGCTGGCTCTCAGTGACGGTACCCCCATTGAAAAGCTGATCTGA
- a CDS encoding DUF1549 domain-containing protein, which translates to MKPSSHNWKIACIPFCVVGLVVSLVAWASSSPVAISPKAPALTVDNSMTSTVEQVDQFFEKQWAKQQTTPADISDDYLLLRRLSLALHGTIPSLEELREFEAMQGADRIQRWTQKLLEDRRFADYFSERFTRAYVGVEQGQFIIFRRDRFKAWLSEQIQANTPYDELVRTLISAEGLWTGDPETNFITSASADGNLDRNKLTGSTVRAFLGQRIDCAQCHDHPFDHWKQSDFEGLTAFYGQVEIQVLGVRQNEELKYEVEDRETLKKRTVSPQVPFLNECLPEEGTLREKLATWVTHPQNRRFERAAANRFWGLVFGVPYFDPVDDLPAPTDLSESDPDVLDILGQDFRENGYDIKRMIQTIVASKPFRLSSTSQTDDNEQIERATDAWALFPLVRLRPEQIIGSMLQASSLKTIDQNSNLFMRGRRFFSELDFVREYGDLGSDELNDFPGTIPQALLRMNGEFARDNGSASMLNSVGRVSQLDISDKKRVETCFLVCLTRLPTNLERDHFLKQYQSATNPKQREKITEDLFWALYNSPEFSWNH; encoded by the coding sequence ATGAAGCCAAGTTCCCACAACTGGAAAATCGCCTGCATCCCATTCTGTGTTGTGGGTCTGGTGGTTTCGCTCGTCGCCTGGGCTTCCAGCAGTCCTGTCGCCATCTCACCCAAAGCACCTGCTCTGACAGTAGACAATTCCATGACCAGTACTGTCGAACAAGTTGATCAATTTTTTGAAAAGCAGTGGGCCAAGCAACAAACTACACCTGCTGATATTTCAGATGACTACCTGCTGCTCCGCCGACTCTCGCTGGCCTTGCATGGCACGATTCCTTCACTTGAGGAACTCCGTGAATTTGAAGCGATGCAGGGCGCAGATCGAATTCAACGCTGGACCCAAAAACTCCTGGAAGACCGTCGATTTGCCGACTATTTTTCCGAACGATTCACACGAGCTTATGTTGGCGTGGAACAAGGTCAGTTTATTATCTTCCGGCGCGATCGATTCAAAGCCTGGCTCAGCGAACAAATTCAGGCCAATACACCGTATGATGAACTGGTCCGCACGTTGATCTCAGCCGAAGGCCTCTGGACCGGTGATCCTGAAACGAATTTTATTACCTCAGCGTCAGCTGATGGAAATCTTGATCGAAACAAGTTAACCGGCAGCACAGTGCGCGCCTTTCTGGGGCAGCGTATCGATTGTGCCCAATGCCATGACCATCCCTTTGACCATTGGAAACAGAGTGACTTTGAAGGATTGACTGCCTTTTATGGGCAGGTCGAAATTCAAGTTCTCGGAGTGCGACAAAATGAGGAATTGAAATACGAAGTGGAAGACCGAGAGACTCTAAAAAAACGTACTGTTTCTCCGCAGGTCCCTTTTCTGAATGAGTGCCTGCCTGAAGAAGGGACTCTGCGGGAGAAACTGGCGACGTGGGTGACGCACCCTCAGAACCGCAGATTTGAACGAGCAGCCGCCAACCGGTTCTGGGGCTTAGTCTTTGGTGTTCCCTATTTCGATCCTGTGGACGATCTGCCTGCTCCGACCGATTTGTCTGAATCGGATCCAGATGTACTCGACATTCTCGGACAGGACTTTCGCGAAAACGGATATGACATCAAACGCATGATCCAAACCATTGTCGCATCAAAGCCATTTCGCCTGTCATCCACATCGCAAACCGATGACAACGAACAGATTGAGCGCGCCACAGATGCCTGGGCGCTGTTCCCACTGGTCCGCTTGCGTCCCGAACAGATCATTGGCTCCATGCTGCAGGCTTCGTCGTTAAAAACGATCGATCAGAATTCGAATCTCTTCATGCGAGGACGCCGCTTTTTCTCTGAGCTTGATTTTGTTCGAGAGTACGGTGATCTGGGTAGTGACGAACTCAATGATTTTCCTGGCACGATTCCCCAGGCTCTACTCAGAATGAATGGCGAATTCGCCAGAGACAACGGCTCTGCTTCAATGTTAAATTCGGTCGGGCGTGTTTCACAGCTGGATATCTCAGACAAAAAACGGGTGGAAACCTGCTTCTTAGTCTGTCTGACCCGCTTACCCACTAACCTGGAACGTGACCACTTCCTGAAACAATATCAGTCTGCTACGAACCCGAAACAACGTGAGAAAATCACCGAAGACCTGTTTTGGGCTCTTTATAATTCACCTGAATTTTCCTGGAACCATTAA